The region CAAGGTCCTGCTGGATGGCGGGACGGCCTCTACGGCGGGGTTCACATTCCAGGTCGGCGCCAACTCCAACCAGTTCATGAACGTGCAGATCGAGACGGCCAACGCCGTCGCCCTGGGCGTGTTCTTCTCCAATATTTCGGTCGACAACGCGGCCAACGCAAGCCAGACCATCTCCAACCTCGACGACGCCATCGCCAAGGTCTCGGCGATGCGGTCCAAGCTGGGTGCGAACATCAATCGCCTGGAACACACCATTTCCAACCTGAACGTCCAGGCCGAGAACATGTCCGCGTCCAACAGCCGCATCCGCGACCTGGACATGGCCAAGGAGGCCTCGGCGCTCACCAGGAACCAGATCCTGGCCCAGTCGAGCCAGGCGATGCTGGCCCAGGCAAACCAGGGACCGCAATCGGTACTCCAGCTGCTCCGGTAATCCATGGAAACATAACCGGAAAGGCCCGCTTCGAGCGGGCCTTTCAACATTTTTGAGCCTAAAGTCGCAGATCTTCCAGCCGACACTCAAATCAGACGAAGAAACGCCTGGATGGCACATAATTCGTTCGCTCTCTAGGGGAGCTACCGGAGGAATGAGGAACACGGAGGTTCCTCTTGGCTAAACAAGGAGGTTAAATAGCTATGCCACTGCGCATCAACACCAACATGCAGGCGATCAACGCCCATCGCTTGCTGGGACAGAACGATGTCGCGCTGTCCAAGAGTTTGCAGAAACTCTCGAGCGGCCTGCGCATCAACGGCGCCCAGGACGACGCGGCCGGACTCGCGATCTCCGAGAAGTTCCGCTCGCAGGTCAGGGGTCTGCACCAGGCCGTCTCCAACACGCAGGACGGGATCAACCTGATCCAGACTGCGGAAGGCGCGCTCAACGAAACCGAAGCCATCCTGCAGAGGATGCGCGAATTGGCGGTCCAGGGCGCAAACGACACGCTCACGGTCTCGGATCGCAACAACATCACCGATGAACTGCAGGCTCTTTCCAAGGAAATCGACCGCATCGCGCTGACCACGCAGTTCAACACCAAGGTCCTGCTGAACGGAGGGACGGCAGCGGTCCAAGGGTTCACGTTCCAGGTGGGCGCGAACTCCAACCAGTTCCTCAATGTCAAGATCGAGACGGCCAACGCGGTCGCGCTGGGTGTCTTCCTGACCAACATCTCGGTGGACAACGCGTTCAACGCCAGCACCACCATTTCCAACCTCGATGACGCCATCGCCAAGGTTTCGGCGTCAAGGTCCAAGCTGGGTGCCAACATCAACCGTCTCGAGCACACGGTTGC is a window of Candidatus Tanganyikabacteria bacterium DNA encoding:
- a CDS encoding flagellin is translated as MGLRINTNITAMNAHRLLGINDNALSKSLQKLSSGLRINGAQDDAAGLAISEKFKSQVIGLNQAVANSQDAVNLLQTAEGGLNETEVILQRMRELAVQGANDTLTVSDRNNITDELQALSKEIDRIAKTTQFNTKVLLDGGTASTAGFTFQVGANSNQFMNVQIETANAVALGVFFSNISVDNAANASQTISNLDDAIAKVSAMRSKLGANINRLEHTISNLNVQAENMSASNSRIRDLDMAKEASALTRNQILAQSSQAMLAQANQGPQSVLQLLR
- a CDS encoding flagellin, translating into MRINTNMQAINAHRLLGQNDVALSKSLQKLSSGLRINGAQDDAAGLAISEKFRSQVRGLHQAVSNTQDGINLIQTAEGALNETEAILQRMRELAVQGANDTLTVSDRNNITDELQALSKEIDRIALTTQFNTKVLLNGGTAAVQGFTFQVGANSNQFLNVKIETANAVALGVFLTNISVDNAFNASTTISNLDDAIAKVSASRSKLGANINRLEHTVANLNVQAENMSASESRIRDLDMAKEASTLTRNQILTQSSQAMLAQANQLPQQILQLLRG